The proteins below come from a single Drosophila suzukii chromosome X, CBGP_Dsuzu_IsoJpt1.0, whole genome shotgun sequence genomic window:
- the LOC108021824 gene encoding uncharacterized protein — MVRVKQTPTKLTGKIAPRKQPATKASRNSTTYGYAVGKTYRYRQIGRYQQSTELSISRPAFQRLVWKIVKDMFLENDLRFQTSGIEALHEASEEVLVTLLEDMKLARRI; from the coding sequence ATGGTCCGTGTCAAACAGACCCCCACTAAGTTGACCGGGAAAATAGCTCCCCGTAAGCAGCCTGCCACCAAGGCTTCCCGCAATTCGACTACCTACGGTTATGCAGTGGGAAAGACATATCGTTATCGTCAGATCGGTCGGTACCAGCAGTCGACCGAGTTGTCCATCAGCAGGCCGGCCTTTCAGCGACTGGTTTGGAAAATCGTTAAGGACATGTTTTTGGAGAACGATTTGCGTTTCCAAACGTCAGGCATTGAAGCCCTGCATGAAGCTTCCGAAGAAGTTCTAGTGACTCTTTTGGAAGACATGAAGTTGGCCCGCCGCATCTAA